One Pleurocapsa sp. PCC 7327 DNA segment encodes these proteins:
- the phaB gene encoding acetoacetyl-CoA reductase PhaB, whose product MVSLGLEDKVVVVTGGNRGIGAAIVKLLQELGAKVAYTDIAIDGGPSGVLAIKADVTKLESMEAAAKQIEEKLGPVYGIVANAGITKDNFFAKLTPEDWDAVINVNLKGVAYTIKPFIAGMYERGEGSIVGISSISGERGNLGQTNYSATKAGVIGMMKSLAREGARYKVRANAVAPGFIDTEMTLAMPEKVRDKITAEIPLGRFGKPEEVAWAVAFLLSPVTSSFVTGEVLRVNGAHHT is encoded by the coding sequence ATGGTATCTCTGGGATTGGAAGATAAAGTTGTGGTTGTCACGGGCGGTAATCGCGGGATTGGCGCTGCCATTGTCAAGTTGCTGCAAGAATTGGGAGCCAAGGTAGCCTACACCGATATCGCGATCGACGGCGGTCCTAGCGGCGTATTAGCCATTAAAGCTGATGTGACCAAGCTGGAGTCGATGGAAGCGGCAGCAAAACAGATCGAAGAAAAGCTTGGACCCGTTTACGGGATCGTTGCCAACGCGGGGATTACCAAAGATAACTTTTTTGCCAAATTGACCCCTGAAGATTGGGATGCAGTAATTAACGTCAATTTAAAAGGCGTTGCTTACACGATCAAGCCCTTTATCGCCGGAATGTACGAACGGGGAGAAGGGTCTATTGTTGGCATTAGTTCGATTTCGGGCGAGAGGGGCAACCTCGGTCAGACTAATTACTCTGCAACTAAAGCCGGTGTCATTGGTATGATGAAATCTCTCGCCAGGGAAGGCGCTCGCTATAAAGTGCGAGCCAACGCTGTAGCACCGGGATTTATCGACACGGAAATGACTTTGGCAATGCCTGAAAAAGTCAGAGATAAAATTACTGCCGAAATTCCTCTCGGTCGCTTTGGCAAGCCTGAAGAGGTCGCTTGGGCAGTGGCATTTCTACTTTCTCCAGTTACCAGCAGCTTTGTGACCGGAGAAGTGCTGCGCGTCAACGGTGCCCATCATACTTAA